In Fibrobacter sp., the sequence GCCCTGCTTAACCTTACGAAGGTTTCTATCCATTTCCTGCTCCTGCCTGGCTTAAGCCTTGGCCTTTTCGGTGAGGATGGTCTTGATTCGAGCGATATCCTTGCGGGTAAGCTGAATCAAAGAGGGTTTTTCCAAGTTACCGAGCTTAGCAGCCATGCGGTAATTGAACAGATCGAGATTCAACTGGGCCAGCTTTTCCTTGAGCTGGTCAACGCCCAGTTCCTTTAATTCACGTGCCTTCATTAGATCTCCGATTCTTCGATGATTTTGCACTTGAGGGGGAGCTTCTGAGCTGCCACGTGGAGAGCTTCCAGTGCCAGTTCGCGTTCTACACCACCCATTTCGAAAATGATGCGACCCGGGAGGATTACGGCTGCCCAGAATTCGACAGCGCCCTTACCCTTACCCATACGAGCTTCTGCAGGATGGCGAGTAATCGGCTTGTCGGGGAAGACGCGGATCCAAACGCGGCCACCGCGCTTGATCTTACGAGTCATGGCGATACGAGCAGCTTCAATCTGACGAGCAGTGAGCCAGCACTTTTCGAGAGCCTGAATGCCGAATTCGCCGAAGGCGATGGAGTTGCCGCGAGAGGCGACGCCCTTCATGCGGCCTTTCATCTGCTTACGATGTAATGTTCTTTTAGGACTCAGCATATATTACTTCTCTCTCTTGTTATCGGACATGACGTCCTTACCAATCTTTTCACCGTGCATGATCCACACCTTGATACCGATAGCACCGTAAACGGTCTTAGCGATAGAAGTTGCGTAATCAATGTCTGCACGAAGAGTGTGCAGAGGCACGCGGCCTTCAGCATACTTTTCAACGCGGGCAATTTCGGC encodes:
- the rpmC gene encoding 50S ribosomal protein L29, with the protein product MKARELKELGVDQLKEKLAQLNLDLFNYRMAAKLGNLEKPSLIQLTRKDIARIKTILTEKAKA
- the rplP gene encoding 50S ribosomal protein L16, whose translation is MLSPKRTLHRKQMKGRMKGVASRGNSIAFGEFGIQALEKCWLTARQIEAARIAMTRKIKRGGRVWIRVFPDKPITRHPAEARMGKGKGAVEFWAAVILPGRIIFEMGGVERELALEALHVAAQKLPLKCKIIEESEI